The following proteins come from a genomic window of Drosophila sulfurigaster albostrigata strain 15112-1811.04 chromosome X, ASM2355843v2, whole genome shotgun sequence:
- the LOC133847405 gene encoding proton channel OtopLc isoform X2, producing the protein MLEPNLTINYERMPSVTFRNLNGTVTGSTATINFQSGSGSARNGSNAYYDSGAKSFQAKQQKEKNRRTGNDAVSSALSATYCKLLVLLGVCLPITEVISDQIPTYVYQGFYIYLYAGSILFVIFVYISAFRNRSLFNALKDFHEKNSNVHLKHKVTHFGSFYLRVGAIAFAIGTMVYSGLEFGQFFELNGQAGCHDVFVAITPICRMVLCIAQVQFIFLNTTYMDMARHKVTSRFGLMHMVATNLCEWLYVLVEETKHEIFHISHHDIDPDLDPVLHNGPYGGPNWSAVNESLHTNGSIHSGFINASHTAEVAHHLLTNISTSINSNNSMVAPTPSFNGCSRTTIMGALVQQLSPFLFPCTIEYSLICAVILFEMWKTVKSIPDIDKTRKNSVKPVTQKPAHHFSVDCSQSHKGLFFGILIIVMTIISMIMYFVLYTQPGFELIATQEVTLWETFMYFMCASAIITGMILMRDLRYIKDTSDEHHSMDLDNLLLVVAQTGVYLYGMFSILGSYFAKWDTVPDRIEGIIAEVFGVVQTSLQTMFILHASHRRCKGSKQVRRKPGREIITFLLVANIAIWFVNTLIKGRAVFRETHLEFFGIWGWTIITHISMPLAIFYRFHSTICLFEVWKITYKAKAH; encoded by the exons AAATCTTAATGGAACTGTCACGGGAAGTACGGCAACCATAAATTTCCAAAGCGGGTCAGGCAGTGCTCGGAATGGATCCAATGCTTATTACGACAGCGGTGCAAAAAGTTTTcaagccaaacaacaaaaagaaaagaatcgGCGAACGGGCAA cGATGCAGTTAGTTCTGCTTTGTCTGCGACATATTGCAAGCTATTGGTGCTGTTAGGTGTGTGTCTTCCTATCACGGAAGTCATATCAGATCAAAtacctacatatgtatatcagGGCTTCTATATTTACCTTTATGCTGGTAGCATACTGTTCGTGATATTTGTATACATAAGTGCATTTCGTAACCGGTCGTTATTCAATGCACTTAAGGATTTTC ACGAAAAGAACAGCAATGTACATTTAAAGCACAAAGTCACTCATTTTGGAAGTTTTTACTTGCGCGTTGGTGCCATTGCCTTTGCCATAGGTACAATGGTATACTCGGGATTGGAATTCGGTCAATTCTTTGAACTAAATGGTCAGGCAGGATGTCATGATGTCTTTGTAGCCATTACTCCTATTTGTCGTATGGTTCTATGCATTGCACAAGTACAGTTTATATTCCTTAACACCACATATATGGACATGGCGCGTCATAAAGTAACATCTCGTTTTGGTCTCATGCATATGGTGGCCACAAACTTGTGTGAGTGGTTGTATGTACTTGTCGAAGAGACAAAGCATGAGATATTTCATATAAGTCATCACGACATTGATCCGGACCTGGATCCTGTATTACACAATGGACCATATGGTGGACCTAACTGGTCTGCTGTAAACGAGTCTTTGCACACAAACGGATCTATTCACTCTGGATTCATAAATGCGAGTCACACCGCAGAAGTGGCACACCATTTATTAACGAACATTTCAACGTCCATTAATAGCAATAACTCGATGGTGGCGCCCACACCATCATTTAATGGCTGCTCCCGCACAACTATAATGGGTGCACTAGTTCAACAATTATCACCATTTCTTTTTCCATGTACAATCGAATACTCACTCATATGTGCAGTAATTCTTTTTGAGATGTGGAAAACCGTAAAATCTATTCCAGACATCGATAAGACTCGCAAGAACTCTGTAAAACCAGTGACTCAGAAACCAGCCCACCACTTTTCAGTTGACTGCTCTCAATCGCACAAGGGcctattttttggtatattaataattgtcaTGACTATTATTTCAATGattatgtattttgtgttATACACTCAACCTGGCTTTGAGCTGATCGCGACTCAGGAAGTTACGCTTTGGGAAACGTTCATGTACTTTATGTGCGCTTCCGCAATAATAACCG GCATGATTCTAATGCGAGATCTAAGATACATAAAGGATACTAGCGACGAACATCACTCCATGGACCTGGATAACCTGTTACTAGTTGTGGCCCAGACCGGCGTATATTTGTATGGCATGTTTAGCATACTTGGCAGTTACTTTGCCAAATGGGATACAGTACCCGATCGAATTGAGGGCATTATTGCTGAGGTATTTGGTGTTGTACAAACCTCATTGCAAACCATGTTCATTCTCCATGCCAGCCACCGTCGCTGCAAAGGCTCCAAACAGGTGCGTCGAAAGCCGGGACGAGAGATAATTACATTTCTTTTGGTCGCAAACATTGCCATATGGTTTGTCAACACTTTAATCAAAGGTAGAGCTGTTTTTCGTGAGACGCATCTAGAATTCTTTGGCATTTGGGGCTGGACGATTATAACACATATATCCATGCCCTTGGCAATTTTTTATCGCTTCCACTCTACTATATGTCTGTTTGAAGTGTGGAAAATAACTTACAAAGCCAAAGCACATTAG
- the LOC133847405 gene encoding proton channel OtopLc isoform X1, whose product MSLNNINTNNFYEEPITLWKTKQRVHYRDDVAAQTKKNQVFTDSCEYITIRQPKKSISFSRLTPAKTPPSDTQLSSCVNKSIAATSNSVIRYARTACDHCGHHNIPIMSHPISPLAKSQTNLDLVEQNSQRQALLPLPIIGIHRDDSACTIQVSRRPSILLQEILTQRPQGLGRKDPSLLHPRNSRNAGNLNGTVTGSTATINFQSGSGSARNGSNAYYDSGAKSFQAKQQKEKNRRTGNDAVSSALSATYCKLLVLLGVCLPITEVISDQIPTYVYQGFYIYLYAGSILFVIFVYISAFRNRSLFNALKDFHEKNSNVHLKHKVTHFGSFYLRVGAIAFAIGTMVYSGLEFGQFFELNGQAGCHDVFVAITPICRMVLCIAQVQFIFLNTTYMDMARHKVTSRFGLMHMVATNLCEWLYVLVEETKHEIFHISHHDIDPDLDPVLHNGPYGGPNWSAVNESLHTNGSIHSGFINASHTAEVAHHLLTNISTSINSNNSMVAPTPSFNGCSRTTIMGALVQQLSPFLFPCTIEYSLICAVILFEMWKTVKSIPDIDKTRKNSVKPVTQKPAHHFSVDCSQSHKGLFFGILIIVMTIISMIMYFVLYTQPGFELIATQEVTLWETFMYFMCASAIITGMILMRDLRYIKDTSDEHHSMDLDNLLLVVAQTGVYLYGMFSILGSYFAKWDTVPDRIEGIIAEVFGVVQTSLQTMFILHASHRRCKGSKQVRRKPGREIITFLLVANIAIWFVNTLIKGRAVFRETHLEFFGIWGWTIITHISMPLAIFYRFHSTICLFEVWKITYKAKAH is encoded by the exons GAACCAAGTATTTACCGACAGTTGTGAATATATTACCATAaggcaaccaaaaaaatcgaTATCATTTTCCCGTCTAACACCTGCAAAAACGCCACCATCGGACACCCAGCTCTCAAGCTGTGTTAATAAGTCCATTGCCGCTACTTCTAATTCTGTGATACGATACGCTCGGACTGCATGCGATCATTGCGGCCATCATAATATACCGATTATGTCACACCCTATATCTCCGCTGGCAAAATCTCAAACCAATTTGGACCTAGTAGAACAAAATAGCCAGCGTCAGGCTCTTTTACCATTACCAATCATTGGAATTCACCGCGACGACTCAGCCTGCACAATTCAGGTTTCACGACGTCCATCCATACTACTGCAAGAGATACTCACACAGCGGCCGCAAGGTCTAGGACGTAAGGATCCAAGTTTATTGCATCCAAGGAACTCCAGGAATGCAGG AAATCTTAATGGAACTGTCACGGGAAGTACGGCAACCATAAATTTCCAAAGCGGGTCAGGCAGTGCTCGGAATGGATCCAATGCTTATTACGACAGCGGTGCAAAAAGTTTTcaagccaaacaacaaaaagaaaagaatcgGCGAACGGGCAA cGATGCAGTTAGTTCTGCTTTGTCTGCGACATATTGCAAGCTATTGGTGCTGTTAGGTGTGTGTCTTCCTATCACGGAAGTCATATCAGATCAAAtacctacatatgtatatcagGGCTTCTATATTTACCTTTATGCTGGTAGCATACTGTTCGTGATATTTGTATACATAAGTGCATTTCGTAACCGGTCGTTATTCAATGCACTTAAGGATTTTC ACGAAAAGAACAGCAATGTACATTTAAAGCACAAAGTCACTCATTTTGGAAGTTTTTACTTGCGCGTTGGTGCCATTGCCTTTGCCATAGGTACAATGGTATACTCGGGATTGGAATTCGGTCAATTCTTTGAACTAAATGGTCAGGCAGGATGTCATGATGTCTTTGTAGCCATTACTCCTATTTGTCGTATGGTTCTATGCATTGCACAAGTACAGTTTATATTCCTTAACACCACATATATGGACATGGCGCGTCATAAAGTAACATCTCGTTTTGGTCTCATGCATATGGTGGCCACAAACTTGTGTGAGTGGTTGTATGTACTTGTCGAAGAGACAAAGCATGAGATATTTCATATAAGTCATCACGACATTGATCCGGACCTGGATCCTGTATTACACAATGGACCATATGGTGGACCTAACTGGTCTGCTGTAAACGAGTCTTTGCACACAAACGGATCTATTCACTCTGGATTCATAAATGCGAGTCACACCGCAGAAGTGGCACACCATTTATTAACGAACATTTCAACGTCCATTAATAGCAATAACTCGATGGTGGCGCCCACACCATCATTTAATGGCTGCTCCCGCACAACTATAATGGGTGCACTAGTTCAACAATTATCACCATTTCTTTTTCCATGTACAATCGAATACTCACTCATATGTGCAGTAATTCTTTTTGAGATGTGGAAAACCGTAAAATCTATTCCAGACATCGATAAGACTCGCAAGAACTCTGTAAAACCAGTGACTCAGAAACCAGCCCACCACTTTTCAGTTGACTGCTCTCAATCGCACAAGGGcctattttttggtatattaataattgtcaTGACTATTATTTCAATGattatgtattttgtgttATACACTCAACCTGGCTTTGAGCTGATCGCGACTCAGGAAGTTACGCTTTGGGAAACGTTCATGTACTTTATGTGCGCTTCCGCAATAATAACCG GCATGATTCTAATGCGAGATCTAAGATACATAAAGGATACTAGCGACGAACATCACTCCATGGACCTGGATAACCTGTTACTAGTTGTGGCCCAGACCGGCGTATATTTGTATGGCATGTTTAGCATACTTGGCAGTTACTTTGCCAAATGGGATACAGTACCCGATCGAATTGAGGGCATTATTGCTGAGGTATTTGGTGTTGTACAAACCTCATTGCAAACCATGTTCATTCTCCATGCCAGCCACCGTCGCTGCAAAGGCTCCAAACAGGTGCGTCGAAAGCCGGGACGAGAGATAATTACATTTCTTTTGGTCGCAAACATTGCCATATGGTTTGTCAACACTTTAATCAAAGGTAGAGCTGTTTTTCGTGAGACGCATCTAGAATTCTTTGGCATTTGGGGCTGGACGATTATAACACATATATCCATGCCCTTGGCAATTTTTTATCGCTTCCACTCTACTATATGTCTGTTTGAAGTGTGGAAAATAACTTACAAAGCCAAAGCACATTAG